A window from Enterococcus mediterraneensis encodes these proteins:
- a CDS encoding heavy metal translocating P-type ATPase encodes MKFQKWIQDHSNHITVLSAILIVLGFIGKFVGAVFLYKAALAVASIIAVIPIAIHAYQAVKVKVISIDLLVTIAVVGAFIIGEYNESAIVTFLFLFGSYLEQKTLTKTRASIKALTEMAPTTASIVLADGTIEEVEIDDVEEGDIVLVKTGGAIPVDGQVIDGKGYADEAAVTGESKQVVKTQGDEVFSGTILADGYLKIEATKVGDDTTFAKIIELVEEAQDTKSHAEKFIDRFSQYYTPAVLLIALLVGLFTRDFRLAITVLVLGCPGALVIGAPVSNVAGIGNGAKRGILVKGGEAMDTFSKIDTFVFDKTGTLTKGTTAVSNIKSYTNDEDLSLALAARLETLSDHPLGRAVINYANEKKLNFQQLAIKNNQTIKGQGISAEIEGHEVCAGNAKLIATHKLSLTPQQEQDLLQLQKTGSSIIIVAIDKKITQIIGVSDVIRPEVAEQLARLKQAGAKHLVMLTGDNQITADYVANELGIDEVHAELLPDEKVQFVKKFQDEGRRAAFVGDGINDSPSLATADIGIAMGSGTDVAIETSDVVLMQSSFEALVHAYRLAKKTVLNTRENVVIAIGVVLFLLIGLFAGFIYMASGMFVHEASILVVIFNAMRLLYFDHKKVEKLDSHQVLSDSSALQ; translated from the coding sequence ATGAAATTTCAAAAGTGGATCCAAGATCATAGTAACCACATCACTGTTTTATCAGCCATCTTGATCGTTTTAGGCTTTATCGGTAAATTTGTCGGCGCCGTGTTTTTGTACAAAGCAGCATTAGCCGTTGCCTCCATCATCGCCGTGATCCCAATTGCGATCCATGCCTATCAAGCAGTAAAAGTCAAAGTCATCTCCATCGACCTTTTAGTAACGATCGCGGTAGTGGGTGCCTTTATCATTGGAGAATACAATGAATCAGCTATCGTGACTTTCTTGTTTTTATTCGGCAGCTACTTGGAACAAAAAACATTGACGAAAACAAGAGCATCCATCAAAGCTTTGACAGAAATGGCCCCTACTACCGCCAGCATTGTTTTAGCGGATGGTACCATCGAAGAAGTCGAAATTGATGACGTGGAAGAAGGCGACATCGTATTAGTGAAGACTGGCGGTGCGATCCCTGTAGATGGGCAAGTTATTGACGGAAAAGGTTACGCGGATGAAGCGGCTGTTACCGGTGAATCCAAACAAGTCGTCAAAACCCAAGGAGATGAGGTTTTCTCTGGAACTATCTTAGCAGATGGGTATCTAAAGATCGAAGCGACAAAAGTCGGTGACGATACGACATTTGCGAAAATCATTGAATTAGTCGAAGAAGCACAAGATACCAAATCTCATGCAGAAAAATTTATTGACCGTTTCTCTCAATACTACACACCTGCCGTATTGTTGATCGCATTGCTTGTCGGTTTGTTCACCCGGGATTTTCGTCTAGCGATCACCGTTTTGGTTCTTGGTTGTCCTGGGGCTTTAGTGATCGGTGCTCCCGTTTCCAATGTGGCCGGTATCGGTAACGGTGCAAAACGCGGCATCTTAGTCAAAGGCGGCGAAGCGATGGATACTTTTTCCAAGATCGATACCTTTGTCTTTGATAAAACCGGTACCTTAACAAAAGGAACCACTGCTGTATCCAATATCAAAAGCTATACAAATGACGAAGATCTCAGTCTCGCTTTAGCTGCGCGGCTAGAAACATTATCCGATCACCCGCTTGGACGGGCTGTGATTAATTATGCCAACGAGAAAAAATTGAACTTTCAACAACTGGCAATCAAAAATAACCAAACCATCAAAGGACAAGGAATCTCAGCTGAAATCGAAGGTCATGAAGTTTGTGCCGGAAATGCCAAATTGATCGCGACTCATAAACTATCTTTGACACCGCAACAAGAACAAGATCTGCTGCAACTGCAAAAAACCGGCAGCTCCATCATAATCGTCGCTATCGATAAAAAAATTACCCAGATCATCGGTGTTTCTGACGTGATCCGTCCAGAAGTTGCTGAACAGTTGGCTCGTCTGAAGCAAGCCGGTGCCAAACATTTGGTGATGCTGACTGGTGACAACCAAATCACCGCCGATTATGTCGCTAATGAGTTAGGGATCGATGAAGTCCACGCTGAATTACTGCCGGATGAAAAGGTTCAATTCGTTAAAAAATTCCAAGATGAAGGTCGTCGTGCCGCCTTTGTCGGTGATGGGATCAATGATTCACCATCTTTAGCAACCGCAGATATCGGTATCGCAATGGGTTCAGGAACCGATGTCGCTATTGAAACCAGTGATGTCGTCTTGATGCAATCCAGTTTTGAAGCATTAGTCCATGCCTATCGCTTAGCTAAAAAAACTGTCTTGAACACTCGAGAAAACGTCGTGATCGCGATCGGAGTCGTATTATTCCTGCTCATCGGTTTGTTCGCCGGTTTCATCTACATGGCCAGCGGAATGTTCGTCCATGAAGCCAGCATTCTAGTCGTTATTTTCAATGCTATGCGTTTGTTGTACTTCGACCATAAAAAAGTTGAAAAACTTGATAGTCATCAAGTTCTTTCCGACAGCTCTGCCCTACAATAA
- a CDS encoding transglutaminase TgpA family protein: MINSKKHWLFSLFSYLLLATLITPFAIANKLSPTWPLYLFLFLLHLLLSLRLRIIRLFGISLLTLWVLHLTIPVEPGLSLSEWLPALVQKIYGQLQLIYQGTASHLPVDTAVFFMTLFLLLSSLLILRFHRWRLAVFFTICYLILLTIFSHQTLLFEGVLISISCCGFLLTEKMIENKSAKNNRLLLFLSLIGVFAFLFPISLPQVQREIFFWGQPLRNRINEAGIFDAIADYGGGSGALKRSGFSEDDTVLGGPLADDFTILFTAQMSSPSYWRVETKHNYSGQGWTDIGENRGYPSNPFYLFTYPGTLVADSETVTITPSEAIPYLPQPYGNIQWNIPTVLNEVRFDRSTERISFFASTAEQQLIFRPLQRPTIQEAPILPGMAMYTQLPDSVPRRVRELAAEITEDAQSQLEKVEAIQNYLRSGEFRYSKIDTEVTPENREYVDYFLFDSKVGYCDNFSTAMIVLLRSLDIPTRWAKGFNNGAVATTENGVEVTIRNADAHSWPEVYFTDYGWLPFEPTPAFSDTFSQESTTETTLPTAETETSETNPLETSAPSEETLVSSTVEAAQGSETHYLFDLRLLFIPLLLGLVITARFWVYHLLSFALNILSFESGYRSLLFLFSRKLPRKPAETLTAYSQRAEEKWQLDGNWQKATSRYEESLYGGSKATSEKRLLLESLRILFSKKRK, from the coding sequence TTCTTTTGCATCTTTTGCTTTCTTTGCGGTTACGGATCATACGGCTCTTTGGAATCTCTTTACTGACTTTGTGGGTGCTGCATTTGACGATCCCTGTGGAACCAGGCCTCTCTTTAAGCGAATGGCTGCCAGCTCTTGTCCAGAAAATTTATGGACAGCTGCAGCTGATCTATCAAGGAACAGCCTCTCATTTACCAGTCGATACAGCAGTATTCTTTATGACGCTCTTTTTGCTTTTATCTAGTCTATTGATTTTGCGTTTTCATCGGTGGCGCTTGGCCGTATTTTTTACTATCTGTTATTTGATTTTATTGACTATCTTTAGCCATCAAACCTTATTATTTGAAGGTGTTTTGATCTCTATCAGTTGTTGTGGATTTCTGCTCACTGAAAAAATGATTGAAAATAAATCAGCCAAAAATAACCGCTTGCTCCTCTTTTTAAGTCTTATCGGTGTATTCGCTTTTCTTTTCCCAATCAGTCTGCCGCAAGTACAACGAGAAATTTTCTTTTGGGGGCAACCATTGCGGAATCGGATCAACGAGGCAGGAATTTTTGACGCGATCGCTGATTACGGGGGCGGTTCAGGTGCTCTCAAACGAAGCGGCTTCTCTGAAGATGATACGGTTCTTGGCGGTCCTCTAGCAGATGACTTTACTATTTTATTTACCGCTCAAATGTCTTCTCCAAGCTATTGGCGAGTAGAAACAAAACATAATTACAGCGGCCAAGGATGGACAGATATCGGAGAAAATAGAGGATATCCTTCCAATCCGTTTTATCTTTTTACTTATCCTGGAACACTGGTAGCTGATAGCGAGACTGTAACCATCACACCAAGTGAAGCAATCCCTTATTTGCCTCAGCCTTATGGGAATATTCAATGGAACATCCCGACTGTATTAAATGAAGTTCGCTTTGACAGGAGTACTGAACGGATTTCTTTTTTTGCATCAACGGCAGAACAACAGTTGATATTCCGTCCCCTTCAAAGGCCTACGATCCAAGAAGCACCGATTCTGCCTGGTATGGCAATGTACACCCAATTGCCGGATTCAGTGCCAAGACGAGTCCGGGAGTTGGCTGCTGAGATTACCGAGGATGCTCAGAGTCAGTTGGAAAAAGTGGAAGCGATCCAAAACTATCTGCGTTCAGGAGAATTCCGCTATTCTAAGATCGATACAGAAGTCACTCCAGAAAATCGTGAGTATGTAGATTACTTTCTTTTTGATTCAAAGGTGGGTTATTGTGACAATTTTTCCACAGCTATGATCGTTCTGCTGCGTAGCCTGGATATTCCGACACGTTGGGCGAAGGGCTTTAATAACGGAGCTGTTGCAACAACTGAAAATGGTGTCGAAGTCACGATCCGCAATGCTGATGCCCATTCTTGGCCGGAAGTTTACTTTACTGACTATGGCTGGCTGCCCTTTGAGCCGACACCGGCTTTTTCTGATACCTTTTCACAAGAATCTACGACAGAGACAACCCTACCAACTGCAGAGACAGAGACTTCGGAAACAAATCCATTAGAGACGAGTGCTCCTAGTGAGGAGACTTTAGTGAGCAGTACTGTGGAAGCTGCCCAAGGATCTGAAACACATTATCTATTTGACTTACGTCTGCTCTTTATCCCTTTACTATTAGGACTAGTCATAACTGCCCGATTTTGGGTATATCACCTCTTGTCTTTTGCACTCAATATACTTTCCTTTGAATCTGGCTATCGCTCCCTGCTTTTCTTGTTCTCAAGAAAACTGCCTCGCAAGCCAGCAGAGACATTAACCGCTTATAGTCAGCGGGCGGAAGAAAAATGGCAACTAGATGGCAACTGGCAAAAAGCAACAAGCCGCTACGAAGAATCTCTCTACGGGGGATCAAAAGCTACCAGTGAAAAGCGACTTCTCTTAGAAAGTTTACGAATTCTTTTTTCTAAAAAAAGAAAATAA